One genomic window of Methyloceanibacter sp. wino2 includes the following:
- a CDS encoding integration host factor subunit alpha: MGGKTLTRADLAEAVFKKVGLPRNESAEIVELVLREIVSSLENGDQVKLSSFGSFGIREKGERIGRNPKTGQEVPITPRRVLVFRASNIMKQRINESLSGGNSQD, translated from the coding sequence ATGGGCGGGAAGACACTAACACGAGCTGACCTTGCGGAAGCCGTGTTCAAAAAAGTTGGGCTACCGCGAAATGAGTCGGCGGAAATCGTGGAGCTGGTGCTCCGCGAGATCGTGTCGAGCTTGGAGAACGGGGACCAAGTCAAATTGTCGTCCTTCGGGTCGTTCGGAATCCGCGAAAAAGGCGAGCGGATCGGCCGGAACCCGAAGACGGGCCAGGAAGTGCCCATTACGCCGCGGCGCGTGCTAGTCTTCCGGGCCAGCAACATCATGAAGCAGCGGATCAACGAGTCGTTGTCCGGGGGCAACTCCCAAGACTAG
- a CDS encoding MerR family transcriptional regulator translates to MDKAPEAFRTISEVADELDVPKHVLRFWEAKFSQLKPMKRGGGRRYYRPEDVALLKGIRLLLYSDGYTIRGVQKILREQGPRYVMEYQGLSEAGGTDDETMAPDIPDVAAEVVRSSISQGFGSDEDDFAALIDELESCRQILANADRQD, encoded by the coding sequence TTGGACAAGGCACCCGAGGCCTTTCGCACGATTAGCGAAGTCGCGGATGAATTGGACGTCCCCAAACACGTCTTGCGGTTCTGGGAAGCCAAGTTCAGCCAACTTAAGCCCATGAAGCGGGGCGGCGGCCGCCGCTACTACCGTCCGGAGGACGTGGCGCTACTCAAGGGTATTCGGCTCCTGCTCTACAGCGACGGTTACACCATTCGCGGCGTGCAGAAGATCCTGCGCGAGCAGGGCCCACGCTACGTGATGGAGTATCAGGGACTTAGCGAAGCGGGCGGTACCGACGACGAAACGATGGCGCCGGATATTCCCGACGTGGCCGCAGAGGTAGTCCGCAGTTCGATCTCGCAAGGCTTTGGCTCGGACGAGGACGATTTTGCCGCGCTGATCGACGAGCTCGAGAGCTGCCGTCAGATTCTCGCAAATGCCGACCGGCAGGACTGA